The following nucleotide sequence is from Solanum dulcamara chromosome 7, daSolDulc1.2, whole genome shotgun sequence.
CTACAATATTCAAAAGTTCATTAATTTTCTTATACTCCATGTCAAGTCAAAAGTCAAAATCAGACAAAAAAtagaaacggagggagtactaGTTTCTGCATGGCGCAAAAAATCCCCTATTTTTAATTAAGTAAATCTACCTGGATTACAAGAAGATCTTTATGATTACCTCAATCATACTGCTAACTGCTAAGTAACCTTAAAaactataaatacccaaataaaaataaatcaagagatgtttgaattcaaaattcatGAACAAGGTAGCAATTATTATGGATTATTAGGGAACCAATTACCGAAAGAGCAAGAGAAATCAAAGATTATTAGTATAAGATAATAAAATTGCAGGGAGTTTTACTAACTTTTGGGCGAAAAGAACCTCGGAATAGATCCCCAAAGCCACGAAGATGAAAACCCAAAGAAAGCTCGCCATTGTTGAAACAGAGCAAAATTGGGAAAGTGAGGGATTTCCTTTTCGGGGAAATGCAGAGTTTTACTGACACGGTTGTTCGAATTTCCAAAGGGATCTGTGAGGAGGACCATGGAACTTCATGCTCCTGCAGTACGTGGCACAATAACATGCTGCCATCTGTTTTCACTTTTTGCCCTTTTTGaataaaaaacaataatttCTTCCCTGTTTTCAAATATGGgttgatattgatattttatccctcgtaataaaagtcttataaaaatagattttataaGAGGTAGCGTTAATCTTTTGGGTCAGCCAAACAAATTTTGTCCATAAGGTAGATGTTTTAAATTTTACTCGGAAAAAGgcataaattttcttttgaaattgTATCAAAAAGTCAGTTAaatacttaaactatcatggcgAACTATTACATACCTAAATTATCTAAAAGTGAAACTACTACACACCTAAACGCATAACACAACTCTCATAGTATGTGGTGTATTACACTCGCTGTCACGTGGCGCCACGTCAGTGCCACATCATCGCAACgtcagaaattataattttttttcttttctgtttttttttattaattaacttttcttttattaactatattttacaCTAAGtaactcttaattaattattaactatccattcgattttttatattcttttttttattattaattaaattttcttttattaactatattttacaCTAATTAGCTCATAATTAATCATTAACCACtcatccgattttttatatttcttttctttattaattaacttctcttttattaattatattttatactaattaaattctaattaattattaactacccatcaattattaaccacccatctgattttttatattttttttcttttctttattaattaacttttttttattaactatagtTTATACTacaacaatagcaacaacaacaaacccaatataatcccaccatgtggggtctagggagggtagagtgtacgcagacctaacccccaccttggaAGGTAGGGCggttgtttctgaaagaccctcggctcaaaagaggaaaacaagataaaaggtcagatagggacaagcatatcgaaaataagatgaaaacaaggaataacaaaagtgagaaagtcatCATAGAATAGTACGGAAACAAAGAGGCAgtaactactataaataaataagataatcaaagtacaacggccccacacctataaacagcaatacaatgtagaaatcaaatgacaataaacaatgagcagaactacaactagTATGGTGTAAGGATAAGTcacctagccttttatcctaatttGAGTCCttcacaaaaataattatagtgcgctaatgcgcctactaatagggaagaataacgagactatgtactagccttctaccctaatatgggtcctccacaccctcttatctaaggtcatgtcctcggtaagctgtaactgcgtcatgtcttgtctaatcatctctcctcaatatttcttcggcctacccctacctcttctgaaaccatccatggccaacctctcacacctcctcactggggcatctgtgtctcttctcttcacatatccaaaccatctcagtcgtatttttcgtatcttgtcttccaccgaggccactcctgcCTTGTCCTGAATAGCCTCATTTTTAAtcatgtcgctcctggtatacccacacatccatctcaacactCTCATCTcagctactttcatcttttgaacgtgagagaccttaactggccaacactccgccccataaacatagctggtctaaccaccactttgtagaacttgcccttaagttatggtggcaccttcttgtcacatagcacaccggaaacaatcctccatttcatccaccctaccccaatacgatgtgtgacatcatcgtcagtctccccgctgccttgcatgataaacccaaggtacttgaaactacttttcttttggatggcctggtcatcaagcctaacttccgcgccaacctcctgaggtgtctcactaaacttgcactctaggtactctgtcttggtcctactcagcttaaaccctttagactccaaggtatgcctccaatcctccagcttagcgttaaatctgctacgagtctcatcaatcaggactatgtcgtccgcaaaaagcatacaccatggcacctcaccttgaatttatcgcgtcaatccatccatcaccaagacaaataaaaatgaactaagggttgatccttgatgcaaccccatcacaactggaaagtgctctgagtcccctcctactgtccttaccctggttttggcaccctcatacatatccttgatcaccctaatgtacgccacatgTACATCTTTAgtctccaaacatctccatagtatctctcgtggaactttatcgtaagccttttatAGATCGATGAAGACCATATGCAAATCCcttttcctctccctatactgctctatcagtcttctcataagatggatgacttctgtagttgagcgtcccggcataaatctgaattggttctctgaaatagatcCGTCTCTCCTAATCCTCATCCCCACcgctctttcccacactttcatagtatggcttagaagcttgatacctctatagttgttgcagctctggatatcccccttggttttgtatagagggattatTATGCTCGACCttcattcttcgggcatcgttgttgttctaaagatgacattaaataacctagtcaaccactccaaacctaccaagctcgcgctcttccaaaattctccaagaatctcgtcaggtctggTTGCTCTTTCCCAGCGCATTctacgcacaacacccttaacctcttcgatcGAAATACTattgcaacacccaaaatcatgAAGCATCCCTGTATGTACCAAATCTCCCAACAGAATCTCTTTGTCCCCTTCTTcgttcaaaagtttatggaagtacgaTTGTCATCTCtctttaatgagggtctcctctaccaatactttttcatGCTCATCCTTAATTCACTTGAATttatccacatcgcgtgcccttcgctTCAAcaccctggctagcttgaataattttttatccccgcctttctcttctagttcagcataaaggcgttcaaaagctgtcatTTTTGCCGTCAAAACCGCTGACTTTGCCttcttcctcgctatcttataaatttacctattcgtccacttctccacctcatcctttcTTTCTATCAGCTTCGTGTACgctatcttctttgcttccaccttcccttgcacttctccattccaccaccagtcccctcgatgtcgGCCAcggctacctgtcgagactcccaacacttcatttgctacaaccctaatacaactagtcgTTCTATCTCACAtagtgttcgcatccccactactatcccaggcccccatatccttcaatttctctcccatctccagggcattAGCCGTGGTCAAaatcccccatctgatcctaggtcggtcatctccgaccctcttcttccttgtcatcttgatccctagatccatcaccaagagcttatgtcggatcgtaaggttgtcgatcgggatgaccttacagtctttgcacagacctttatcattcttcctaaggagtaaaaaatttatctgagtcttagccaccgcacTCCGGAAGGTTATCAAGTGGTCCTTCATTTTTGGAAAACTCAAATTCGCTATcacaacccaaaagctcttgcgaaatccaaaagtaagactcctcctccatttctgtccccgaagctaaagcctccatgcacatcatcatatccTCCCGAAATAGATTCGActtgcccattgaaatcccctcccacaaaaagtttctcagtaggcggtatgcctcccactaactcgtccaaatcctcccaaaaatgCCTTTTATCCTCCTCGCTTAAGCCCGCTTGCGATGCATAAGCATTAATAATGTTTAATGCGATCCCTttaacgaccaccttaatcaacatcatcctatcagtgactttcctaacctccaccacctgatcctttaaattactgtctactaaaatacctaccccattcctatacttcgatctactAGAGAACCAGAGCTTATACccatctacctccttagctttagaatctacccatttggtctcttgtacacaacctatattaatctttttcttctttagaattttaactATCTCTATGGATTTTTCCGTCAACGTctcaatgttccaagaacctactctcagtctagacgctcatttaacccacttacccctcctaaCTCTAGTCCCCGTCCCCTTCCTCGTCATCGTCCCCATCCCGGTCCCTGagtgagaacatgaccctatTCTACCAttactatccaaagccacgaaaatgcgtatgaactaataaattattcaaaggtttaaagtcagcaaaatgtaactacaattgTATGAGCAAGGAATAGATAGGGAAAGATATGGAaatcggaggtaccaactctagTTGAAATAAACCTGGTTGCCGCCGAAAAATACTATTCACTTTGGAGTTACTGTACACGTCAAAGTTATTGTCCACGTCGGCTTGCCAATGTGCTGTTCACAACGACCTTTGGGTTGTGTGGATAGCAGATCTAAGCAAGATTACGAATCTGAATTACTCACTCAAATCGTCTGATTCCCCTAGTGATCAGTCAACCCCAAGTCACTGCGACTATAGCAACGAAGACTATGAGATCTGAAATGCTTGACTGTCTCCTAATTAActtctaattaaatattaactacccatccgattttttatatttttttcttttcttttctttattaattaactatattttatactaattaactcctaattaattattaaccacccatccgaCTCCCCTCCCCCCAAACCCCAATCGTCTTCTCCACCAAAATGGGGagaagaattcttcttcttcttaatgggttttgaaagaaaaaaaaataagattcaAAGTGGGGAGTAAATAGAGGTGGGtgtaaagaagaagagggtaggtgggtgtgaagaagaaagaacgTGGGGTGGgtgattttattttactttaatggattttgaaagaaaaaaaattaagatttaaAATGAGAGTAAATGGAGGTAGgcgtgaagaagaagagggtagttgggtgtgaagaagaaaggatgtAGGGGtgggtgattttgtttttttaattattttttttgctttaaaGAATCTGACGCcctgctttttttttttgccacgTCAGTTGTAGGGAGtaatagtttcacttttagatagttcaggtgtgtaataggtcgtcatgatagtttaagtgtgtaactaACTTTCGATACAATTTTAGGAGGgaatttatgccttttcccAATTTTACTCATAAGACACGCGTTGAGGACATTTTAAAATAGTGAGTTTGTACAATTGATTAGAAATTATGTGTTTATGGGTAAAGTTAGAACTTAGCTATGTTGTCAAGTTCTAACTTTTTCATTTAAGAgtttgtttggattgacttatttaaagtgtttataaaaaaataagttataagCACTTTTAGAGTGTTTgggtaaattttaaaaaaaactataagCACTTAGTTTTAagttaaaatgataaaaataaatcaaaagtcataagttagaatttctaacttttgacttataagtcaaaagccAAAAGTCAATCTAATCAGACTCTAAAAGTTAAGATTTTATAATATAGTGTAAATTATTGCCCTTGAGccatatgttatttttttttaagctcatgAGCTACGTTTGCAAAAGTGTAAATTGTTGTCCAAGGCATAAGTTAGTTTTTGAAAGCTCCTCTAATAGTTATAGAGCATCTCATAAGTGAGAATTTCAGTGATAGTAGTTTTAGTGAAGATTGCCTTTATACTTTGGGTTGGAAAATAATACATCTTCATATTTTGAATGGAACAATAAACCTCCTTAGATCTTAAATCAATGGCTAAAAGTTAGTAagattattatatataattttaaaatgtcaAAAAAACACCTTCAATTAATACATATTTGTCTATAACAAGTTTAATAATGAACTGCAACAGTGACATTCATCCTATGGTAAAGAGAAATGTTTTCAGCAGTTAAATAAACATCTTATGCTCTACTACTTAGCAGCTGCCCGTGAAAAGAATCTTCACATATATTAatcttacaaaaaaaaaaggactaaTAAATACATCTATTTTAGCATATGTTCTGAAAGTTTCAATAAATATACTGATACAAGCCAATACTGGCTGACACACCAAAAATGAAAATGTCgatcaaaatgaaattaaaagaaatatgTTTAAATTAAAGAATAATGCCCCTACATATGATACTTGTTAACAACATTGTGTATCACTGGGATCTTGATCTTTTCAATATCATATGACCTGATTCATCCTTCTCATATAGACGCTCAATCAGTTCATCCCAGTTATCCTTGGTCTTGCTTCTAGTTGACGACCCTGGGGATGAATCCCGGACTGATGTATCAGATTGTTCTTCCTCTTGTTCAGCAAAAGTTCCGTAATGAGAAGGTGAAAAAGCATGCGGAACAGCCAAGGTGACAGCCCTCTGTAGAGCAGCTTTATGCTCCTCGTTGTGCTCTCTAGTTAATGTCTGTTGTCGCTCCATCTTTTGCTTTGCTGGAATTTCCATCACATGATCTCTCTCTTGCATCAACTGGATGCACAAAACAAATATGAATGTGAAGAACTGTCGAAACCAATTTAAGCTTGAACACCTACCGTAGTAACCCAAATACAAACAAGAGCTCTTTTGGAGCACATAATAAAATAGAGTAGGAAAGTCATTTTACAATTCAATTCAAATCACAAGATACTAGCGGTTCATTAAAAGTATATTCAAACCAAATCACTCTCATATTTCGAGTCCTAACTACAACCACAAGTGAATGCGACAATATTTGCGTAAGAAAAATGAATGATTACCAAAGCTTCCCGTAAATATGTAAAGatcttataaatctattaataAGCTATGCATCAATACCAAGCCAGTCAAAGCTGGCTATATAAAATCCTCTTTATTATTTCCAAAGAGCTTATAAGTGCTAAAATTCTTCAACGCCTCTACAGTCACAAGTACTACATATTACAAGAACGCAACAATCGACAGGTTAAAGGAACCAATAGATGCAACCATGGTTGCTGCTTTAAGTTTCACAACTTAATGCTGAAACAAATAATAAGGTGAAAGGCATGGAGCCATGGACCACATGTGCGGGAAAAAAAGTTTACCCAATCTTTATCAAGACGCAAGAGAGCTGCAACTTGTATTGAACCACCCTTAAGAGTGATGAGCTTGTGCCAAGAAGGATTGCACTGATAAACTATCTTAACTGATGATGGAAGTAGATCACAAGTTCACTACGAGGGTGGTTTGGGTACAGATAATACCACCGATAAGATAAGGTGGAGAGCACATGATGTGGATTCCTGAACATATTGGTGCTAGTTTGAACTTTGAACCATCTCAATTCAAAGTTAGTGCAGCAGTAAAATTTCTGTTTTGCGTCTATTGAAGAATGCAGCAGGCATACGCAAAACCATGAATTTATGGAATATCTATTCCAGATATCCTACAGCCAAGCTCGCACATCTTTAGAAGTAAAACTAAGGCTATGACCGTGTAAAGTACAAAGACAATTTGTTTGGAATTACAAGCCATCAGTTGTCAAAGAAGTGCAGACAACTTACTTCCAGGGCCCTTCGTGCTTCTCTCTCTATCCAGATAATTGCATGATCAGAAGTAGCATTACAAGAGAGAACTATGTGCTCAAATCTCCCATCCACTGGAACTGCAGTCTTCACAACAGGTGGAAATCGTCCACATCTGTTTTAATGGACAAACATGGTAGTATAGGAATCAGAGGTTGCAATCATGTACCTAATAGTAGCCCACAAAACATTGCAGTGTAAAATGGTGTCATTATTGGTTATATTATACTATGCAAACCATTATGGTGGTCTTTATGCCGAACCTGCTGGAATAGATGATTTTACTCAAAACGGAAACATGATAGTATTGAACTATAAAGTACAATAAATGGTTCCGATTCCCGCGAAGGCAAAAAACACAAGGTGATTTCCATTTATTCAAGCCTTGGTGGGCAGAGTTACCTAGTACCTTGTGTtcgtggacataacaggtaccCGGTAGAATATTCGAAGTATGCAAGCTGGCCCAAACACCACTTCATAAAAAAAGACTATTCTACACACCATCATAGAACTTGTTTTCCACATACATAGGCAGGTCATATTACATAAAAAACTTAAGACAATTTCATGTAGCACATCCTATAAGTCTGATAATACCTAAAAGGTTTCCTCTCAACAATGTGGTAGAGGCGACCTGGGGCGTAAAGTCTGCGTGGATCCTTGAGCATCTTCTCTTCTGAGATGCATGTATCTCTCATGCACCTTAGGCATAAGATGCATGGTAAACTGCAAAAATAAATATGCGAATGAATATAAATGAGGTAACTCATGAAGAGTAAACATTAGCATGTAAAAAGGGATCTAAAATATTGGACCCTCCACTTAATGACTGCTATACTAAGGGCAGTtcagtgcactaaagctcccgctatgtcCAGGGTCCGAGGAAGGGCcggaccacaagggtctattgtacacaGCCTTCCCAGCATTTCTGCAAGAGGTTTTTTCCACGGCTGTAGGTACAATCACACTTTACAAAAACCTGGAAGTAGAAACAAAAAGAGGACTCAAGTTTCCAAGTTGATGGGACACCGACCTATCCAGTGCCTCTTAAGATAGTAACTAAATGAGGAATCAGATTCCAAATGAGCGATGTTGTTTTCAAAGGTGCGGTTAAGCCGTGAAGCAAGGTGGCAAAAAACATTTTGAGTGCTTTGCCTCGCTTAGGGGGTGCTTCAGTGTCTTCATCAAGGCTCTAATCCACAATTTTCCTTGACAATGACCATAATCCTGAAGAGGCGACACCAAATAATTGATATTTCcctttatcataatcttttTTCAGTTTCTTTGACCATATATTTGTTATTCATGTTTATAATAATAGTCTTGGACTACACATACAAATTAGTATTTATTTTTCTCCATTGTGTCTTTCTTCATTAAACCCCACTTTACTTGCATTTAAAGCCTAGTGGACCTTAGaggtttttttgtgttttttgcCTTCGATAACACTGTGAGGTAATGGACTCTTGAAAACAAGTACAATATCAAATTCAACTATGTTTTACCAGAATAGTGACTTGAATATATCTTCCAAGGGGGTTGCTGTCCGTGGCAAGAAATCGTCCTATTAAAGAAAGAGAAGATGGAGTtagattgaaaaaaaattgcagCACGCACAATGGGAGAAAAAATCCAAAGGCAGACTAAACGACTAGTAGACATGGTTAAGACATAAAAATAGAGATCAAAAGATAATGCAAACATTTGCAACCATTATATACATTAAATGAAGCTCCTTGCTTCCTAAGTACAGATTCAAAAGCCAATAAATCGACCTCCCATTGTAAGAAAGACGGAAAGTACACAGGCAGAATAAAGGACACGATCTGCTTATTCATGCAGAGCGGATGAGACTTGAGAGTTAGCTAAATTGACAAGGCCTTGCAACTATAAAATGTAGAAAGCTACATGCTTCCACACCAAGAGTATCCATCTAGAGTGATTAAGAATGTTCAAAGTGATGCATGTAGAACTTGCCTGAAGTACAATGGAGTTGATGACATCTGCATATCTCACTGCCAGATTCAGTGACATACATCTAGCTGGTGCAATAGCAAAGCACCTGATTCTTTTCCTATCAATATTGCCCAGCTTATCAAGATTTTGTGCTACCACCATTGTCAATAACGCTGCTACACCTGACCCAAGTGAATGTCCGGTAATTGTCAAGGTATAGTTTGGATGTTTCTCCAGCAATTGCTTTAAGATCTCACATTCTGCATTTAACACCAATCCAGCTGCTTTTAACAAGCCGTTGTGAACATACCCGCCATCAAATTTCCGTTTGCCCAGCTTATTGTCCAACAAGACTGCATAATCACTCTCCTTCGCCAAATTAAGACCTCTAATAGCAAGAACTATGTCAGCATGATCATGATCCAGATATAAGAGATAAGGGGGTGCTCGACCACCGGTATCTGGATAGTTTTTCTTCACAACTAAACAATCTGGATTAATTCCATATCCTTCAGGTGGTTCCCACTGAGGTTGTCTAATATCATTTTCGTATACAGCCAATATGTATCGGCATAGCCTAGGGACAGGTTCAAATTCTTCAGCCGTGGCAACGCTCCAATTTTCGCTGTCATGTCCTGCACTATGGAGGCACCGCTTCCATGCCCAGCGGGCACATCCTACACAGTATACACATTCAAGGAGAGGGGGTAAACCACAGAGAACCGACATAATTGCCTAAGGGCCTAACTGTTAGACCGTTGATAAAGAATGTCCTTGAGACTAACTAGCAGCATAGTCAAAGTCTGCAAGATCAACATAGCAGATTATAAGTTCAAAGACAAAGATGTCTTGATATAAAAGCCACAATACCCACAACTTAAATGAGTAGTTCCCAATCATTCAAACAAATATCAATGATCAGTCAATCAACTACGCCACAATCCCAAACTAGTTGAGGTTAGCTATATGAATCTTCAATATCCACTCTGATCCAATTGAGCTCATTTCATTCCAAACTTATCAGTTTTTTTCTTAGAAGTAATTAAACAAGGATTTCTTTGAGACTAGAGAATCTCAGCAATCTTACACAAAACTGAAAGTACAAATCTCTAAACAGACAGAAGACATTCATCTGACGAATCATTTAAATACATGAATCTTGAAAATCTCATACTAAGAGAATCTAATTTTGAGCAAGAAAAAAGTTCTAGAGGCATCAAGAAAGAGACTTTCTTCTaacatttaaaattttgattgatACCCAATAACATAAACTATGATTAGGGGAAAATATCAGAACAAAGATAACACCTTTAGCTCTTCACCATTGAAACATTACCTAAATTGGGTCATTGACCTTAGGGCTACTGAAGAAGAATTAGCATAAAAATTGAGAAACCCAAGTAGCAGATGAGAAATCTGGGGTCAAAGCAGTGGATTCTCACCTCTCAGCAATAGCAaccataaattaaaataatgaaagaaaTCAGGACACCAATTATTGCTGAGTTGTAGTATGTACTGGAATTGAGCTACCTGAAAGTCAACTTGACTCGGCCAAGGGAGTGAGTATTTTAAAGTCCATGATAAATTTGCTCCTTCATTACATGTTCGGTCATTGGTGTTTTTATTGTCCTTTTCTTCTCCCGTTTCTCCTTAATCTCCAACACTCTAGTGGGTTTTAAGGGAGACTCACAAATCTGAAGAGAAATTTGGAAAAGGAGAAAAGGGACAAAATTCCcatgtgttatatttttttatataatttccaCTCCTCATTTTCAATTTACTTCTCAAGTATTttagaagaagatgaaaacatAAAGGAAAACGTTtcatatattatgaaataaattaacttagcaaaataagaaggaaagCATAAATTAGAAAGAAAGGTACACAGagataattgtatttttttaatttgtgttATGAATTGCACACAGACgttggctatttatagccaaactAAAGTAGGAAAAGTTGAGTAAAATATGTTAGTGGAAAACGATGGAGGTGGGCAAAAAGTTTTATAATGACATCCACTCATTATTCTCACAACACTCCCCCTTAGATGTTCatataaagaaaaacaaatatattgCGTTATTTTCAATACGCATTGATTGTTgactcattaaaaaccttgttAGGAAAATCAGTAGGACAAATCTAgactaagaaaaaaagagtgcagtGCGTATTATACTCTCCCTGatgaagacatcatttaatatctcgaagatgacgcatttcaatcttgtatctcaatttcttAAAGGTTGAAGTTGAtaatgctttggtgaacatatctactaaattatcacttgaacaaacttgttgaacatctatttcacctttcttttgaagatcatgggtaaagaggaattttggtgaaatatattttgttctgtctcctttgatgtattctccctttaattgagctatacatgtagcattgtcttcatacaatattgttggagcgtctattgtcaaagaaaggtcacatgtttcttgaatgtgttgaattattgatcttaaccaaacgcatTCTCAACTTGCTTCacgaatggctattatctctgcatgatttgaagaagtggcaatcatagttttctttgttgaacgcctgatatagttgtaccaccacatgtaaataagtagcatgtctgcgatcgacctttataaggatcagacaaatatcctgCATTTGCATAACTAATCAATTCTGACGTgaattcatttgagtaaaacaatctcatatcggtggtccctcggaggtatctgaatatatgcttaattctaTTCCAGCGTCTTCGCGTTgaggaagaactaaatcttgttAACAAGTTTACAGAAAAAGCTATATCTAGT
It contains:
- the LOC129895022 gene encoding uncharacterized protein LOC129895022, with the translated sequence MSVLCGLPPLLECVYCVGCARWAWKRCLHSAGHDSENWSVATAEEFEPVPRLCRYILAVYENDIRQPQWEPPEGYGINPDCLVVKKNYPDTGGRAPPYLLYLDHDHADIVLAIRGLNLAKESDYAVLLDNKLGKRKFDGGYVHNGLLKAAGLVLNAECEILKQLLEKHPNYTLTITGHSLGSGVAALLTMVVAQNLDKLGNIDRKRIRCFAIAPARCMSLNLAVRYADVINSIVLQDDFLPRTATPLEDIFKSLFCLPCILCLRCMRDTCISEEKMLKDPRRLYAPGRLYHIVERKPFRCGRFPPVVKTAVPVDGRFEHIVLSCNATSDHAIIWIEREARRALELMQERDHVMEIPAKQKMERQQTLTREHNEEHKAALQRAVTLAVPHAFSPSHYGTFAEQEEEQSDTSVRDSSPGSSTRSKTKDNWDELIERLYEKDESGHMILKRSRSQ